The genomic stretch GAATTGTATATACTTCGTTTGCCGTTTTCGGTAGCGTTTCACTAATTTGGTTGTCGAAGAAGTCGGCTGGGGGTGGAAAGAAAGCCATTTGCTTGCCGCTACTGTTCGGTCTTCCTAACCCAAAGGCGTACGATGTTCGTAGGCTGATGGGGTCGGCCAGAGGTGACGCGCTGTAGGCGTGGAGCCATCAGGCCGGAGGGTTCAGGTTGAACCCCTTTCCACAGGAACCGGAAAGAAAAAGAAGGGGTCCAAGAGTACGGGAAGAAGGGAATCGAAAGATGGGTAAGAAATTGTATGTCGGCAACCTGAGTTACAGCGTCACAAGCGAATCACTGACACAGGTGTTCTCCGCTTTTGGCAAAGTCATGTCCTCGGACGTGATCATGGATCGGGAGACCGGTCGCAGCAAAGGCTTCGGCTTTGTTGAAATGTCGACCGACGCTGAGGCAGCGGCGGCCATTGCAGGCACGAATGGTACGGACGTTGATGGCCGTGCATTGACCGTGAACGAAGCTCGTCCCCAGGCTCCCCGCGTTGGCGGTGGTGGCGGCGGCGGGTTCGGCGGCGGTGATCGTGGCAGCCGTGGCGGTGGCTTCGGTGGTGGCGATCGCGATCGTCGTGGTGGCGGCGGTGGTGGGTTCGGCGGACGCCGGTAATCCAACCGCGCTCATCAGCGCATAATGGATGATTTCGCGGGAACGGGCCGAAAGGTCGGTTCCCGCGTTTTTTTGTTTTCAGGCGGACTGATAAAAAGCGGTTGACGCTGGCGGGCCCGCCATATAGATTACGCGGCTTCTGTTAGACCCTTGTGCCCCCTTCGTCTATCGGTTAGGACAGCAGGTTCTCAACCTGTTAAGAGGAGTTCGACTCTCCTAGGGGGTGCCATCCTGCGGGTTTAGAACCCGCTGAATCCCGTGTTGTCCTGTGGCGGGGGCATGTTTTTATCCCGGGCGATGGTCTCCGCCCCTTTTTCGTGTTGCCGCAAATACTCACTGGTGAAGATGACAACCCGTTGCGGGCTGCTTCCGGCATAAGCGGTGGGGCTGCTCCAGCAGTTCAGGGCTTCGCCGGTGCGCGGTTCATACCATTCAGCCGTGGTGCGGATGCGGTCCTTTGACTCATTGATCAGTTTGTTCTTGGCGGCCAGGGTCGTCAGGTACTCCTCCCGCTCCTTCTCGTCCTTCTCTTTTTTGCGTTTGTCGGATCCGCTGCTGGATTCGATCGATACGAACTTTTTAGTCCCGTGGAGCGGCTTTGCTTTCTCCGCCTCCAACGCGGCTTTCGATTCGGTTTTCTTTTCGTCGCGCAGTTCCGTCAGGGGCTTCCAGTCTTTAGTCACGGTTTCGAGTAAGGTCTGGATCTGGACCTCCGACATTTTCCCCTTGGCAGGCTTGTAGTCAACATAGGCCGCCCGTGACAAGCCGTCTTTGGCGGGGAGAAAGCGGAAGGTCAGGCGGATGCCGTTCACTTCATAGACCCGTTCCGCGGTCCAGAACCCGTCTCCACCCTTTTCCGTGTATTTGGCGCCGTACCGCTGGTTGCACTGTTCAGGCGTATCCCCCAGGCGGGCGAATACCGGGGCCGTGAGGGCGAGGCTGATTACGAGGGAGGCAAGCAGGGACGGGTTCATAGTTCAAAGACCTTTGCGTCGCAGGGTTTAACGGTAATGGAAAATGTCGGCTCATGAAGCGTGAGGGATTCCCCGGTGAACACGTCTTTCAAGGTCAGGGGGAAGTTCAGGCCGCAGTGGGAAAGGTCGGCGACCAGGGTCTGGTCATGATGAATGTCGAGATTGGAGAAGAGCAGCACTCCGGGCTGCTGCCGGGTGAGATCCCGGCGATAGGCGCCGAGAATGGCCTCGTGCCCCTTGTCCACAAAGGTGATATTCCCCCTTTGTTTAAAGACCTGGCGTTCGGCCAGGAGGGCGTTGATTCTGGCGATGGCATCACGGATCCCGGGAATGGGCGGCAGGTCGATTTTCCGGGCCGGTCCGATGAAGGGGATGCGATCCTTCACTCCAGCTTCAACCCCCTGGACCATTCCCGTTTGCCCGAGCGTATAGAGGGCGCAGATGGCGTAGCGGGGAATGGCGGACTCTTCCGCGCCGAAGAGTTGGGCTGGAACGCCGGTGTCATGGGTGGTGATGGCGCAGAGATGGCGGAGGCGCCCGGCGACCGTGTGCAGGTACGTGATGTAATGCCGGAGCTGGGGCCCGAACGGATATTCCCAGCTATTGGCCAGCAGCATGTTGATGCCCCATTCCGGCACGGTTCGCTCGAGGGTGCCCTCATCCGTGAAATATTCGCCTAGAATCGACAGATTGGGGAAGGCCGTGTGGAGCGCCGTACTGAGGTCAGCCACAAAATCATTGTTACTGCTGTGGAGGTTGTCGAAGCGGACCATGCCCCCGGTGTAGGCGGCATAATTTGACCAGAACTGGGCATATTGCGTCATGTAGTCACGGATGTCGTGCCGGATGAAGGTGTTGGGATGGTCGTAGTTCAGCAGGACCAGATCCTCCCAGCGGATCCAGCTTTGCATGTGCCAGCAGCCGGCGCGCTTCAGCCCGTCGGGTTCCGCATCGTCGGCAATAATCCAGTCGGGGCAGGAGGCCACCATCCGGCTATCCACGCAAATGTGATTCAGGACCAGGTCAAGGCAGAGGCGCATCCCCTGGGCGTGGCAGGCGTGGACGAAATCCTCGAATTGCTCCAGGGTGCTGCGGGGATCGGCAGGATCCCGGTAGCGTGAGTCCACGTCAAAGAGATCACTGGCGGCGTAAGGGCTGTTGGAGAATCCCATCTGGGTGATGGGGAGCAGGTGGATCGAATCAAAGCCCATGGCACGGATGGAGGGGATGAGCTGCTTCCAATCGGAGATCGTTCCGGACGCGCTGGGAATGAGCGTATACAGGCGCACGGTGCGGATGGAGGGGGGATCGACCATGACGTAGGAGTGGGGCACCCGGTCCCAGAACCATTGATCCCCGCCGTCTAATGAATATTTGATCCGGAACCGGTAAAGGCCACAGCGGGGGAGGATCATCGAGAGCTGGAATTCCCGGTTATCGGTCGTGGAGAAAGGGATATCCAGCCATTCACCGGGGGCCTTGGCCCCGATATCTGTATGCAGGAGCACCTGGGGCGCGTGCGAATTGCCCTGTTTCAGGGAAACCGTCAGGGAAAGGGGTTCATCGTGGAACAGCCGGAAAAAGTTTTTTTGACCGAACGGGAAAGAGCGCTGAACGATCCCCGCCTCACCTTTCGGGAGGGAACGGGGGGTGAGCTGCGGAATGGTTTGGCGGATGAGATTCATGGTTAGTCTTTCAAACAGATGATCATGGCGGGATTATGTAGAGGGGAGCGGGGAGTGTCGAGTTTTCTTCTTCGGGAATGGGTGGAAGCCGGGCGTTGAAAATAGTCTTTGCGGGAAGGGCTCGCTTCTGTTCAGATTGAGGGTCCGGGTGCAGTCGCGTCCGGAGGCAAGGAACCTTATGGCAACACAAGCGGATATCACGCGGTATCGGAATAATCTCAAGGATGAGCGGAACGCGATCACGCTCTATCAGCAGCTGGCAAAAGTGGAGTTGAATCCGGATTTGGCCAGCCTCTACCGGAAACTCGCGGAATCGGAAGGCAAACATGCCGCCGTCTGGGAAAAGCGGCTTGAAGAGTCGGGGGCCCCCATTCCCGCCTGGACGGTCAACTGGCGGACGCGGGTGCTGGGCTGGATGGCGAAGCAGTTCGGGGTCAGGTTCGTCCTCCCGACTATTGCCGGAATTGAGCAGGGGGCCGGATCGAATTATGACAACCAGCCGGAAGTGAACCGCACGGGAATGCCGAATGACGAGCGGTCACATGCCCGCATTTTCAAGATGCTGGCCGGGCAAGGGAAAGGCCTGGCCGGGAGTGCCGTGGCGCGCCTGGAGGGGCGCCATCGCTCCATGGGGGGGAATGCCTTGCGGGCGGGGGTGTTGGGGGCCAATGATGGACTGGTCTCCATCCTGAGTCTGGTCATGGGGGTGGCAGGGGCGGCGCTGGAGTCGCGCATGATTTTGATCTCCGGGCTGGCGGGCTTGTTGGCCGGCGCCATTTCCATGG from bacterium encodes the following:
- a CDS encoding alpha-amylase family glycosyl hydrolase is translated as MNLIRQTIPQLTPRSLPKGEAGIVQRSFPFGQKNFFRLFHDEPLSLTVSLKQGNSHAPQVLLHTDIGAKAPGEWLDIPFSTTDNREFQLSMILPRCGLYRFRIKYSLDGGDQWFWDRVPHSYVMVDPPSIRTVRLYTLIPSASGTISDWKQLIPSIRAMGFDSIHLLPITQMGFSNSPYAASDLFDVDSRYRDPADPRSTLEQFEDFVHACHAQGMRLCLDLVLNHICVDSRMVASCPDWIIADDAEPDGLKRAGCWHMQSWIRWEDLVLLNYDHPNTFIRHDIRDYMTQYAQFWSNYAAYTGGMVRFDNLHSSNNDFVADLSTALHTAFPNLSILGEYFTDEGTLERTVPEWGINMLLANSWEYPFGPQLRHYITYLHTVAGRLRHLCAITTHDTGVPAQLFGAEESAIPRYAICALYTLGQTGMVQGVEAGVKDRIPFIGPARKIDLPPIPGIRDAIARINALLAERQVFKQRGNITFVDKGHEAILGAYRRDLTRQQPGVLLFSNLDIHHDQTLVADLSHCGLNFPLTLKDVFTGESLTLHEPTFSITVKPCDAKVFEL
- a CDS encoding VIT1/CCC1 family protein; this encodes MATQADITRYRNNLKDERNAITLYQQLAKVELNPDLASLYRKLAESEGKHAAVWEKRLEESGAPIPAWTVNWRTRVLGWMAKQFGVRFVLPTIAGIEQGAGSNYDNQPEVNRTGMPNDERSHARIFKMLAGQGKGLAGSAVARLEGRHRSMGGNALRAGVLGANDGLVSILSLVMGVAGAALESRMILISGLAGLLAGAISMALGEWLSVQSSRELYEKQLDIERQELAEAPEAEREELALIYQAKGVPPEQAKLMADHLLSDPAHALDTLSREELGMDPDDLGGSAWEAAFTSFLLFSVGAIIPILPFFFTGGWHAVVWSAALSGVGLFVIGAAITLVTGRSVWGSGFRQVIFGLTAALVTFGIGRLLGIQIAG
- a CDS encoding RNA-binding protein, which gives rise to MGKKLYVGNLSYSVTSESLTQVFSAFGKVMSSDVIMDRETGRSKGFGFVEMSTDAEAAAAIAGTNGTDVDGRALTVNEARPQAPRVGGGGGGGFGGGDRGSRGGGFGGGDRDRRGGGGGGFGGRR